A genomic segment from Neisseria perflava encodes:
- a CDS encoding GNAT family N-acetyltransferase, which translates to MQYTIRPALRQDLPAIVDIYNSTVATRQSTADLSPTTVAEREMWFAAHTDKRPIYALYDADGTVLAWGSFSDYHPRYAYHISAEVSVYVRHDMRGAGVGKILLRHMLERAPSLDIRNVIALVFGHNYPSLNLFHRFGFEEWGRLPQVCDLDTMLADVVILGKRIVD; encoded by the coding sequence ATGCAATACACCATCCGCCCTGCCCTGCGCCAAGACTTGCCCGCCATCGTCGATATTTACAACAGCACCGTGGCCACGCGCCAATCCACCGCCGATTTATCGCCGACCACGGTTGCCGAGCGTGAAATGTGGTTTGCCGCGCACACGGACAAACGCCCGATCTACGCCCTTTACGATGCCGACGGCACCGTATTGGCCTGGGGCAGTTTCAGCGACTACCATCCGCGCTACGCCTACCACATCAGTGCGGAAGTCAGCGTTTATGTCCGCCACGATATGCGCGGCGCAGGCGTAGGCAAAATCCTGTTGCGGCATATGCTCGAACGCGCGCCATCCTTAGACATCCGCAACGTCATCGCGCTTGTGTTCGGCCACAACTATCCGAGCCTGAACCTGTTTCACCGTTTCGGTTTTGAAGAATGGGGGCGGCTGCCGCAAGTCTGCGATTTGGACACCATGTTGGCAGACGTGGTGATTTTGGGCAAAAGGATTGTGGATTGA
- a CDS encoding isochorismatase family protein: protein MNPKNTLCLIVDIQERLLPALSGADEMVERCRLLIQGLTALDVPFAVTEQYPKGLGSTVSAVSLLLPEGTPVVEKTRFSAFLPEIQEILRKNDIKNVILVGAEAHICMLQTALDLKTQGYAVSLPFECTASRTTANRDNGLAQLSRQGITVSNVESILFQLLGDAKHPAFKTISKLIQ from the coding sequence TTCAAGAACGCCTGCTGCCCGCCCTTTCCGGCGCGGACGAAATGGTGGAACGCTGCCGCCTGCTGATTCAAGGTTTGACGGCTTTGGACGTACCCTTTGCCGTAACCGAACAATATCCGAAAGGTTTGGGCAGCACCGTATCCGCCGTATCGCTGCTGTTGCCAGAAGGTACGCCTGTTGTCGAGAAAACCCGATTCTCGGCGTTTTTACCTGAAATTCAGGAAATCTTACGCAAAAACGACATCAAAAACGTTATTTTAGTGGGAGCAGAAGCGCATATCTGTATGCTTCAGACGGCCTTGGATTTGAAGACGCAAGGTTACGCCGTATCCCTGCCTTTCGAATGCACCGCCTCGCGCACAACAGCCAACCGCGACAATGGTTTGGCGCAACTAAGCCGTCAGGGCATTACCGTTTCCAATGTCGAAAGTATTTTGTTCCAACTGCTCGGCGATGCCAAACATCCGGCCTTTAAGACTATCTCCAAACTGATTCAATAA